A window of the Capricornis sumatraensis isolate serow.1 chromosome 9, serow.2, whole genome shotgun sequence genome harbors these coding sequences:
- the CD70 gene encoding CD70 antigen — MVERAWSLPLTDIPREGHGWSLAGSDRPREPRGCEKAEASFPLPACPLRTLPAATQLMKCSWRTMMATEEAASCQVTRWPWASILRVTIPVLLSIGTCYLVCNLCFRQQQQLDSTRWDLAELQLNHTGSRQDPRLRWQGSPALGRSFLHGPELDDNGQLRIQRDGIYRLHIQVTLANCSSSTWTAEPQRATLTVAICSPAAHSISLLRLSFHCGACWVASQRLTFLARGDILCTNLTLPLLPSRNADETFFGIQWVRP; from the exons ATGGTAGAACGAGCCTGGTCCCTCCCTTTGACGGACATCCCCAGGGAGGGGCATGGTTGGTCCCTGGCAGGTTCAGACAGGCCGAGAGAGCCCCGCGGCTGTGAGAAAGCTGAAGCTTCCTTCCCCCTTCCTGCCTGCCCTCTGCGCACCCTCCCTGCTGCCACACAGCTGATGAAGTGCTCGTGGAGGACTATGATGGCAACAGAGGAGGCTGCAAGCTGCCAGGTGACCCGCTGGCCCTGGGCATCCATCCTGAGGGTGACTATCCCGGTGCTTCTTAGCATAGGCACATGCTACCTCGTCTGCAACCTGTGCttcaggcagcagcagcagttggatTCAACCAGG tggGACTTAGCAGAGCTCCAGCTGAATCACACAG GGTCGCGGCAGGACCCCAGGCTACGCTGGCAGGGGAGCCCCGCCCTGGGACGCTCCTTCCTGCATGGGCCAGAGCTGGACGACAACGGGCAGCTGCGGATCCAACGTGATGGCATTTATAGGCTGCACATCCAGGTGACATTAGCCAACTGCTCCTCCTCCACGTGGACCGCCGAGCCCCAGAGAGCCACGCTGACGGTGGCCATCTGCTCCCCTGCCGCCCACAGCATCAGCCTGCTACGCCTCAGCTTCCACTGCGGAGCCTGCTGGGTCGCCTCCCAGCGCCTCACCTTCCTGGCTCGTGGGGACATTCTCTGCACCAACCTTACTCTGCCTCTGCTGCCTTCCAGAAACGCTGATGAGACTTTTTTTGGGATTCAGTGGGTGCGCCCTTGA